From Coturnix japonica isolate 7356 chromosome 1, Coturnix japonica 2.1, whole genome shotgun sequence, the proteins below share one genomic window:
- the TRIM45 gene encoding tripartite motif-containing protein 45, which yields MAASICPACSEPCVEPRLLPCLHSLCTPCLRNLETVGEPNRANTALRALCPLCDAEIALPPGGLGQLVPDYTALGRGGAAGTTGCDLCADGAAAKRCQSCGVRLCLFCCQAHRRQKKTASHVVVELESSRDCSQAGKPFFCPSHPSEELGLFCEQCDQPMCQDCVAERHRQHPYDFTSNAVHRHGDSLRELLRSTQQCMSTLEDVLGQTDSVGNAIRTRAEAVATEINAFARGYVKAIEEHRDRLLKQLEDLKVQKENLLHLQKAQLQQLLLDMRTGVEFTERLLTSGSDLGILVTKGVVTSRLAKLNSAAYSTHPNVDDSIQFSPQERAGQCHGYEVFGAVICKAVDPTKCTLHGEDLRSARQNELTGFTLLCNDTTGERMGRGGEAVMVTITHKDKKDCAVKPTVCDNGDGTYHISYSPEEPGLYAVCVYVKGQHVQGSPFIVMVKSKFRKHRGMFHCCTFCSSGGQKAARCACGGTMPGGYQGCGHGHKGHPGCPHWSCCGQVKRSSECLSGFPSDRSQRSLLRTVEL from the exons ATGGCCGCGTCCATCTGCCCTGCGTGCTCCGAGCCCTGCGTGGAGCCGcggctgctgccctgcctgcactCGCTGTGCACGCCCTGCCTAAGGAACCTGGAGACGGTGGGAGAGCCCAACCGGGCCAATACCGCCCTCAGAGCGCTGTGCCCGCTGTGCGACGCCGAGATAGCGCTGCCTCCGGGCGGCCTCGGGCAGCTCGTCCCCGACTACACGGCGCTGGGGCGCGGAGGGGCCGCCGGAACGACGGGGTGCGACCTGTGCGCGGATGGAGCGGCTGCCAAACGCTGCCAGAGCTGCGGGGTGCGACTCTGCCTCTTCTGCTGCCAGGCACACAG GAGACAGAAGAAGACTGCCTCCCATGTCGTGGtggagctggagagcagcagggattGCAGCCAGGCTGGGAAACCTTTCTTCTGCCCTTCCCATCCCTCAGAGGAGCTAGGGCTGTTCTGCGAGCAGTGTGACCAGCCCATGTGCCAGGATTGCGTTGCAGAAAGGCACCGGCAGCACCCCTATGACTTCACCAGCAACGCTGTGCACCGGCACGGGGACTCCCTGCGGGAGCTGCTGAGAAGCACCCAGCAATGCATGAGCACATTAGAAGATGTGCTGGGCCAGACTGATAGCGTGGGCAATGCCATCCGCACTCGTGCAGAGGCTGTGGCCACGGAGATCAATGCGTTTGCCAGAGGATATGTGAAAGCTATTGAAGAGCACCGGGACCGGCTGCTGAAGCAGCTGGAGGACCTGAAGGTGCAGAAGGAAAACCTGCTGCACTTGCAGAaggcccagctgcagcagctgttgctgGACATGAGGACAGGCGTGGAGTTCACGGAGCGCTTGCTGACAAGTGGCTCAGACCTGGGGATCCTCGTCACCAAAGGGGTGGTGACAAGCCGGCTGGCAAAGTTGAACAGTGCTGCTTACAGCACCCACCCCAATGTGGATGACAGCATTCAGTTCTCTCCCCAGGAGAGGGCAGGGCAATGTCATGGCTATGAAGTTTTTGGGGCTGTTATCTGCAAAGCTGTTGATCCAACCAAATGTACCCTGCACGGGGAAG ATCTCCGCAGTGCTCGTCAGAATGAGCTGACGGGCTTTACCCTGCTCTGCAATGACACCACGGGGGAGCggatggggagaggaggagaggccGTGATGGTCACCATCACCCACAAGGACAAGAAGGACTG TGCAGTCAAACCAACAGTGTGTGATAATGGTGATGGAACCTACCATATTTCCTACAGCCCCGAGGAGCCAGGCTTGTATGCTGTCTGCGTCTATGTGAAAGGGCAGCATGTACAG GGCTCTCCATTCATTGTGATGGTGAAAAGCAAGTTCCGCAAACACCGGGGCATGTTCCACTGCTGCACATTTTGCTCAAGTGGGGGGCAGAAAGCTGCTCGCTGTGCCTGTGGAGGGACTATGCCAG GTGGGTACCAAGGTTGTGGCCATGGACACAAAGGTCACCCTGGGTGTCCCCATTGGTCATGCTGTGGACAAGTCAAAAGGAGCTCGGAATGTCTGAGTGGGTTTCCCAGCGACAGATCACAGAGAAGTTTGCTCAGGACAGTGGAACTCTGA